In Oncorhynchus clarkii lewisi isolate Uvic-CL-2024 chromosome 2, UVic_Ocla_1.0, whole genome shotgun sequence, one DNA window encodes the following:
- the LOC139380612 gene encoding cysteine-rich venom protein ophanin-like has translation MCPDSTVVQTEILNQHNAFRRAVTPTARDMLKMNWSEEAAASAQAWVDTCSMTHGPPSSRMLGDYEMGENLFMSSASRNWTQIVTAWHSEVRDYSYPNGSINGKPIGHYTQVVWNSSYKVGCGVALCPGSVYFYGCQYYRAGNYKGVAPYKEGATCADCPNSCENKLCTNPCPYVNKYANCAAMKKQAGCSNSLVYAWCPALCLCTSKIT, from the exons atgTGCCCAGACAGCACAGTAGTTCAGACTGAGATCCTTAACCAGCACAACGCCTTCCGGAGAGCGGTTACGCCAACTGCTAGAGACATGCTCAAGATG AACTGGAGCGAGGAGGCAGCGGCCAGTGCTCAGGCTTGGGTTGACACCTGCTCCATGACTCATGGCCCACCCAGCAGTCGCATGCTTGGCG ACTATGAAATGGGTGAGAACCTGTTCATGTCCTCCGCTTCGAGGAATTGGACTCAAATCGTTACAGCCTGGCACAGTGAGGTCAGAGATTACTCCTATCCCAATGGATCTATCAATGGTAAACCCATCGGCCACTACACACAG GTGGTTTGGAACAGTTCGTACAAGGTTGGCTGTGGTGTGGCCTTGTGTCCTGGCTCAGTCTACTTCTATGGATGCCAATACTACAGAGC GGGAAACTacaaaggagtggctccataCAAGGAAGGAGCTACATGTGCTGACTGCCCCAACTCCTGCGAAAATAAGCTTTGCA CCAATCCCTGTCCTTACGTAAACAAGTATGCCAACTGTGCCGCCATGAAAAAGCAGGCCGGGTGCAGCAATTCTTTGGTGTATGCCTGGTGTCCCGCCCTCTGCCTGTGCACCTCCAAAATAACCTAA